The uncultured Methanobrevibacter sp. genome includes a window with the following:
- a CDS encoding LSM domain-containing protein, giving the protein MSHEQDNVNKLFTQFKNKYVSVDLRDNNQSEGKVIAIDNYLNIVLENENGLETIKGGNVVFVSLKEDKK; this is encoded by the coding sequence ATGAGTCACGAACAAGATAATGTAAACAAACTTTTTACACAATTTAAAAATAAGTACGTCAGTGTTGATTTGAGAGATAATAATCAAAGCGAAGGAAAAGTAATAGCTATTGATAATTATTTAAATATTGTCCTTGAAAATGAAAACGGCCTTGAAACTATCAAAGGCGGAAATGTAGTATTTGTCAGTTTAAAAGAAGACAAAAAATAG